Proteins encoded within one genomic window of Lysinibacillus sphaericus:
- a CDS encoding GNAT family N-acetyltransferase: MLIRYKKAFEKIAMGLLSFMPNEKDIKKLTETIQSYENDDNWVLYLWKKNDEYVGIVGLVTDNHTATIQHVSVVPSYRGEGVAKEMLQEVAELGQYEQLRATDETREFVSKCIQCNEEKADES, translated from the coding sequence ATGTTAATTCGATATAAAAAAGCTTTCGAGAAAATAGCAATGGGGCTACTCTCGTTTATGCCTAACGAAAAAGACATAAAAAAGCTCACAGAGACAATCCAATCCTATGAAAATGATGATAATTGGGTATTATACTTATGGAAAAAGAACGATGAATACGTTGGTATCGTCGGGCTTGTAACAGACAATCACACAGCAACAATTCAGCACGTTTCTGTAGTTCCTTCTTACAGAGGAGAAGGCGTAGCAAAGGAAATGCTACAAGAAGTGGCAGAACTTGGCCAATACGAACAATTGCGTGCAACGGATGAAACGCGTGAATTTGTTAGCAAATGTATACAATGTAATGAAGAAAAAGCAGACGAAAGTTAA
- the spoIIAA gene encoding anti-sigma F factor antagonist, translating into MHFQLEMVTRETVVIRLFGELDHHAVEQIRAKISTAIFQGAVTTIIWNFERLSFMDSSGVGLVLGRMRELEAVAGRTILLNPSPTMRKVFQFSGLGPWMMDATEEEAIDRVRGIVNG; encoded by the coding sequence ATGCATTTTCAATTAGAAATGGTAACAAGGGAGACAGTAGTTATACGTTTATTTGGGGAGCTCGATCATCATGCAGTAGAGCAAATTCGGGCTAAAATTTCTACAGCAATTTTTCAGGGGGCTGTAACGACCATCATTTGGAATTTTGAGCGACTATCGTTTATGGATAGTTCAGGTGTAGGCCTAGTGCTTGGTCGAATGCGTGAGTTAGAAGCAGTCGCTGGACGAACAATTTTATTAAATCCATCGCCGACGATGCGAAAAGTATTTCAATTTTCAGGCTTAGGTCCGTGGATGATGGATGCAACAGAGGAAGAAGCGATTGATCGAGTTAGGGGGATTGTAAATGGATAA
- a CDS encoding segregation/condensation protein A, which yields MSYEVKLEAFSGPLDLLLHLIHRLEIDIYDIPMAEITQQYIDHIHAMQVLELNEASEYLVMAATLLAIKSRMLLPIHEGELEDAEIEIDGPDPREELVQRLIEYKKYKEAASNLQELETDRAQVFTRPPSDLSELAPDEQMALFDMNVNIYDMLGAFQKLMRRKKLKKPLKTTVTRQERSVKEQMRSVVNSLRLTGGRASFFELFPYEDKPTLILTFLSLLELMKRQIVIVEQDGNFEELTVTLQKEEWDDDEDNNPTE from the coding sequence ATGTCTTATGAAGTAAAGTTAGAAGCCTTTTCAGGTCCTCTGGATCTATTATTGCATTTAATTCACAGATTGGAAATTGATATCTATGATATTCCAATGGCTGAAATTACGCAACAATATATTGATCATATCCATGCGATGCAGGTGCTTGAATTAAATGAGGCGAGTGAGTATTTAGTGATGGCGGCAACACTTTTGGCTATTAAGAGCCGAATGCTATTACCAATACATGAAGGAGAGCTAGAAGATGCGGAAATCGAAATCGATGGCCCTGACCCTCGTGAAGAACTGGTACAACGTTTAATAGAGTATAAAAAATATAAAGAAGCGGCAAGTAATCTACAAGAGCTTGAAACAGATAGAGCACAGGTATTTACAAGACCACCTTCAGATTTATCGGAATTAGCACCTGATGAACAGATGGCGTTATTCGATATGAACGTCAATATTTATGATATGCTTGGCGCCTTCCAGAAGCTGATGCGCCGAAAAAAATTAAAGAAGCCATTGAAAACAACTGTCACGAGGCAGGAGCGCTCAGTAAAGGAGCAAATGCGTTCTGTTGTGAATTCTTTACGTTTAACAGGTGGACGTGCATCATTTTTCGAGCTTTTTCCTTATGAAGATAAACCAACACTTATTTTAACGTTTCTGTCACTGCTTGAACTGATGAAACGTCAAATTGTCATTGTAGAGCAAGATGGTAATTTTGAAGAACTAACGGTCACATTACAGAAGGAGGAATGGGATGATGACGAAGACAATAATCCTACAGAGTAG
- a CDS encoding D-alanyl-D-alanine carboxypeptidase family protein: MLRLRRLMVFMIAVGILTIPQNGLARGGSGYVVLDGETGRVLSGSNSDARLPIASLTKIWTALVAIENSDLQDEVIISPKAAMAEGSSIYLQAGETVTVETLLYGLMLRSGNDAATALAEHAGGSVEGFVKLMNERAVIAGLTNTVFMNPSGLHHDEHLSSARDTAEMLRIALQNKTFEKIASTVLYRANTVNGILWENKHRLLREGSGVAVEVDDETEQPVSSLKSATGTAFAGKTGFTKVAGRTLATAFQKDGQTCIVVTLNESDDWNVHRGLANEVWQNYNMETVVKKGKYNVNDKLAIRLEQPIQLQLNKEEKKIARQVLQISRKRKEAVLSIFLGEERIYAIPVKVESADR; this comes from the coding sequence TTGCTACGGTTACGACGATTAATGGTGTTCATGATAGCTGTGGGAATCTTAACTATCCCACAAAATGGTTTAGCAAGAGGCGGAAGTGGGTATGTCGTGCTTGACGGTGAGACAGGTCGAGTATTATCAGGTTCTAATAGTGATGCGAGGCTCCCCATTGCGAGCTTAACAAAAATTTGGACAGCTCTCGTCGCGATTGAAAATAGTGATCTTCAAGATGAAGTCATTATTTCTCCTAAAGCTGCAATGGCTGAAGGCTCTTCCATTTATTTGCAAGCGGGCGAGACGGTGACGGTTGAAACGTTATTATATGGTTTAATGTTACGGTCAGGTAATGATGCTGCGACAGCATTAGCAGAGCATGCAGGCGGTTCGGTAGAAGGCTTTGTCAAATTAATGAATGAAAGAGCTGTGATTGCGGGACTTACCAATACAGTTTTTATGAACCCGTCAGGTTTGCATCACGACGAGCATTTGTCTTCTGCAAGAGATACAGCTGAAATGCTAAGAATCGCACTTCAAAACAAAACCTTTGAGAAAATTGCATCTACCGTCCTTTATCGTGCCAATACAGTAAATGGTATACTATGGGAAAATAAGCATCGTCTATTGCGGGAAGGTTCGGGTGTCGCAGTTGAAGTAGATGATGAGACGGAGCAACCTGTAAGCTCATTAAAATCGGCAACGGGAACAGCTTTTGCAGGAAAGACTGGTTTTACAAAGGTAGCAGGACGAACGTTAGCAACCGCTTTTCAAAAAGACGGGCAAACATGTATAGTTGTGACGTTAAATGAATCGGATGATTGGAATGTTCACAGAGGCTTAGCGAATGAAGTATGGCAAAACTATAATATGGAGACGGTTGTGAAAAAGGGAAAATATAATGTCAATGATAAATTGGCTATCCGATTAGAGCAACCAATTCAATTGCAATTAAATAAAGAGGAAAAAAAGATTGCAAGGCAAGTACTGCAAATTTCTAGAAAAAGAAAGGAAGCAGTATTGTCGATTTTTCTAGGGGAAGAGCGAATTTATGCTATACCCGTTAAAGTAGAATCAGCGGATCGTTAA
- the sigF gene encoding RNA polymerase sporulation sigma factor SigF, translated as MRDLIARSQQGDHEARKRMIEGNTRLVWSIVQRFTTRGVELEDLFQIGCIGLMKSVDKFDLAYDVKFSTYAVPMIIGEIQRFLRDDGMVKVSRSIRELNFKIRHATDEFIKNNEHPPTIQELAQVLGVTTEEIVTASDALRDPASLHEQLYESEGDSITLMDQMKDEKSEQPFEYIPLKEVLTRLDPREQSIIYLRYFSDCTQTEIATRLGISQVQVSRLEKKILAQLKSWMATSATVEHGVEKDI; from the coding sequence ATGCGTGATTTAATTGCGCGTTCACAACAGGGCGATCATGAAGCTCGTAAACGAATGATTGAGGGGAATACGAGGCTTGTGTGGTCTATCGTCCAACGCTTTACAACAAGGGGCGTGGAGCTCGAAGATTTATTTCAAATAGGCTGTATAGGCCTTATGAAATCTGTAGATAAGTTTGATTTAGCGTACGATGTGAAATTTTCCACATATGCTGTCCCGATGATTATCGGTGAAATACAGCGCTTTTTAAGGGATGACGGCATGGTAAAGGTGAGCCGTTCAATTCGCGAGCTCAACTTTAAAATCCGCCATGCGACGGATGAATTTATTAAAAATAATGAGCATCCACCGACCATTCAAGAATTAGCGCAGGTTCTTGGCGTCACGACTGAGGAAATTGTGACAGCGTCGGATGCTTTAAGGGATCCAGCTTCCTTACATGAGCAATTGTATGAAAGTGAAGGGGATTCCATTACATTAATGGATCAAATGAAGGATGAAAAATCAGAGCAACCTTTTGAATATATTCCGTTAAAAGAAGTGTTGACAAGACTTGATCCGAGGGAACAATCCATTATTTATTTACGCTATTTTTCAGATTGTACACAAACTGAAATCGCAACTCGTCTGGGCATTTCACAAGTACAAGTATCTCGTTTAGAGAAAAAGATTTTAGCGCAGTTGAAAAGTTGGATGGCGACGAGTGCCACGGTTGAACACGGAGTAGAAAAAGACATCTAA
- a CDS encoding DUF309 domain-containing protein, protein MHPQHHTLFIDYCAYFNGNGDFFECHEVLEEYWKDIAPGNKKHPLVGYVQLATGLYHWRRGNATGAFKILHKALTNFQVNKGHVFFNEIDYTKLLLQLTETLSHIQMGKSFQAFQLPLTPTLQNLVTARIQLLPESNPNYLLHKHMLRDRSHILAERQESKQRKSRR, encoded by the coding sequence ATGCATCCACAGCACCATACTTTATTTATTGATTACTGTGCCTATTTCAATGGCAATGGGGATTTTTTTGAATGCCATGAAGTGCTTGAGGAATATTGGAAAGACATTGCGCCCGGCAATAAAAAGCATCCTCTTGTTGGCTATGTTCAACTAGCGACAGGATTATATCATTGGCGTCGTGGCAACGCAACTGGTGCTTTCAAAATCTTACATAAAGCACTCACTAATTTTCAAGTCAATAAAGGCCATGTGTTTTTTAACGAAATCGACTACACAAAACTACTATTACAATTAACCGAAACACTTAGCCATATTCAAATGGGCAAGTCCTTTCAAGCTTTTCAATTACCGCTGACACCTACTTTACAAAATTTAGTAACAGCTCGCATACAGCTTTTACCGGAAAGCAACCCTAACTATCTTCTTCATAAACATATGCTACGTGATCGCTCACATATTCTTGCTGAACGACAAGAAAGCAAACAAAGAAAAAGCAGACGTTAA
- the spoIIAB gene encoding anti-sigma F factor — protein sequence MDNEMTLTFLAISENEALARVAITGFIAQLDPTIDELSEFKTVVSEAVSNAIIHGYEEDGKGVVTVHAKREDDIVTVSVMDKGVGIADVSQAMEPLFTTKSAMERSGMGFTIMDSFSDQLTVMSKWQEGTTVTFTKKFYSVRTAVM from the coding sequence ATGGATAACGAAATGACATTAACTTTTTTAGCAATTAGCGAAAACGAAGCCTTAGCACGTGTGGCGATAACGGGCTTTATTGCACAATTAGATCCAACAATTGATGAGCTATCAGAATTTAAAACCGTTGTCTCAGAGGCTGTTTCCAATGCCATTATTCACGGTTATGAAGAAGATGGAAAAGGGGTCGTTACAGTTCACGCAAAGCGTGAGGATGATATTGTAACGGTGTCTGTGATGGATAAAGGGGTAGGCATTGCGGATGTCAGTCAAGCGATGGAGCCTTTGTTTACGACGAAAAGTGCAATGGAACGTTCTGGTATGGGCTTTACCATTATGGACAGCTTTTCAGATCAGTTGACTGTCATGTCCAAGTGGCAGGAAGGTACAACTGTAACGTTTACGAAAAAATTTTATTCGGTTCGCACGGCGGTAATGTGA
- the scpB gene encoding SMC-Scp complex subunit ScpB, with amino-acid sequence MTKTIILQSRIEALLFVVGDDGLTIKQLAQLLGEAEEVVAPAMEALRVAFDEDDTRGITIKEIAGVYQLITKPQLADTIQKLVENPTAQSLSQASLEVLAIVAYKQPITRVAIEDLRGVKCERPLQTLASRGLVKEVGRSEGTGRAILYGTTKEFLNYFGLNSIEEMPPLPEEDNGEAEQETDLFMTKFQETFNGVK; translated from the coding sequence ATGACGAAGACAATAATCCTACAGAGTAGAATTGAAGCTTTATTATTTGTTGTAGGAGATGATGGCTTAACAATTAAGCAATTAGCACAGCTACTTGGTGAAGCAGAAGAAGTAGTTGCGCCCGCAATGGAGGCACTGCGTGTAGCATTTGACGAAGATGATACTAGAGGAATTACAATAAAGGAAATCGCAGGTGTTTACCAGTTAATTACAAAACCACAATTAGCAGATACGATTCAAAAATTAGTAGAAAATCCAACTGCGCAATCATTGTCTCAGGCTTCTTTAGAAGTGTTGGCCATTGTGGCGTATAAACAGCCCATTACACGGGTAGCCATCGAAGATTTACGTGGTGTCAAATGTGAACGACCACTGCAAACGCTCGCTTCAAGAGGGCTAGTGAAAGAAGTAGGACGTTCTGAGGGGACAGGTCGTGCGATTTTATATGGCACAACGAAGGAGTTCTTAAACTACTTCGGATTAAATAGTATTGAAGAAATGCCTCCATTACCTGAGGAGGACAATGGTGAAGCAGAACAAGAAACAGATTTATTTATGACTAAATTCCAAGAAACGTTTAATGGCGTTAAGTAA
- the lysA gene encoding diaminopimelate decarboxylase, which produces MHLYGTQAISEDGHLTIGQVDTLELAKEYGTPLFVYDTALIRKRARGFIDTFKKLGVKAEVAYASKAFACVAVYQLAAEENLSLDVVSGGELFTALKAGFPTERIHFHGNNKSIAELELAFDSKIGCIVVDNFYEIQLLKEIAERRQQKMRILLRVTPGVEAHTHDFITTGQADSKFGFDLNNGQADQAFEQTFKHEYLQLLGLHCHIGSQIFDTAGFGLAGEKLIDKISDWNKTHGFTCTVLNLGGGFGIRYTEEDAPLEPQVYVEDMITVVKNKATVLGLTMPEIWIEPGRSLVGDAGTSLYTIGSQKTVPDVRNYIAVDGGMSDNIRPALYDAKYEAVIASKANAPKEATYTVAGKLCESGDKLIIDAKLQEAASGDVLAIFCTGAYGYSMASNYNRVTRPAVVFVENGQHQLAIKRESYEDIVQNDLPLTLKKGE; this is translated from the coding sequence ATGCATTTATATGGAACACAAGCGATTTCTGAAGACGGACATTTAACAATAGGACAAGTAGATACATTAGAGCTTGCAAAAGAATATGGTACGCCATTATTTGTGTACGATACAGCGCTTATTCGTAAGCGAGCACGCGGCTTTATCGATACATTTAAAAAGCTAGGGGTAAAGGCTGAAGTAGCGTATGCTTCCAAAGCATTTGCATGTGTAGCGGTGTATCAATTAGCAGCAGAAGAAAACCTATCCTTGGATGTTGTCTCTGGAGGGGAGCTATTTACAGCATTAAAAGCAGGTTTCCCAACAGAGCGTATTCACTTCCATGGTAATAATAAAAGCATTGCAGAATTGGAGCTAGCCTTTGACTCAAAAATTGGCTGTATTGTTGTAGATAACTTCTATGAAATTCAACTTTTAAAAGAAATTGCTGAGCGCCGTCAACAAAAAATGCGTATTTTATTACGTGTCACACCAGGAGTTGAGGCACATACGCATGATTTTATTACGACAGGGCAAGCGGATTCTAAGTTTGGCTTTGACTTAAACAACGGTCAAGCCGATCAAGCATTTGAGCAAACTTTTAAACACGAATACTTACAGCTTTTAGGCTTACACTGCCATATTGGCTCTCAAATTTTCGATACAGCTGGCTTTGGCTTAGCAGGTGAAAAACTAATCGACAAGATTTCTGATTGGAACAAGACTCACGGTTTTACGTGTACTGTGTTAAACTTAGGTGGGGGCTTCGGTATTCGCTATACAGAAGAAGATGCACCGCTTGAGCCACAAGTGTATGTAGAGGACATGATTACTGTTGTGAAAAATAAAGCAACTGTACTTGGACTAACAATGCCAGAAATCTGGATTGAACCAGGCCGTTCACTTGTTGGTGATGCAGGAACATCACTTTATACTATCGGTTCTCAAAAAACAGTACCAGATGTACGTAATTACATTGCAGTTGATGGCGGAATGAGTGATAATATTCGTCCTGCATTATATGATGCAAAATACGAGGCAGTCATCGCTAGTAAAGCCAATGCACCAAAAGAAGCAACGTACACTGTAGCTGGAAAACTTTGTGAATCGGGCGATAAATTGATTATCGATGCAAAATTACAAGAGGCAGCTTCTGGTGATGTACTAGCAATCTTCTGTACAGGGGCATATGGCTACTCGATGGCAAGCAACTACAACCGTGTAACACGTCCAGCAGTGGTATTTGTAGAAAATGGACAGCATCAATTAGCGATTAAACGTGAAAGTTACGAAGATATTGTACAAAATGATCTCCCGCTAACGTTAAAAAAGGGTGAATAA
- a CDS encoding spore germination protein yields MTNKLFNSLEEAEDFLKEQFGDGESFDVGIKHLFVKDLPVLCAYISGLVDGEALTQLLSNMLPEEDIDIDDEREYFEAHFNFHGRSEETERKAYLLAILSGQVTFITKSGYCYIAELRNYPGRSPEEPDNEKVIRGSRDGFTEGISQNTALVRRRIRNSNLRFELHKISKLGQTDVAIAFMKDIANEEMLDKLRQRLGQINHDGLTMADKSLEEWLFKQKFHPVPFVRYTERPDIVAAHLLEGHVAIMVDTSPSVILVPVTMFHLLQHAEEYRQAPTVGTFVRFMRYFGTIMGLLLLPLWYLFVTNESLLPDSLSFLGSQDKSHIPILLQILIADIGIEFLRMAAIHTPTPLSTAMGLVAGVIIGQIAIDVGVFSSEVVLYTAVGAIFTFIIPSYELGISIKLFRFVLLIMTGIWGEDGLFIGLFLLFTYLCSLRPLQAPYLWPLVPFFPTAMLRVIIRFPMTSDALRPYVVASKQRKRS; encoded by the coding sequence ATGACAAATAAACTATTTAACAGCTTAGAAGAAGCCGAAGATTTTCTTAAAGAGCAATTTGGAGACGGCGAATCATTTGACGTAGGTATTAAGCATTTATTTGTCAAAGATTTGCCGGTTCTTTGTGCATATATTAGCGGACTAGTAGATGGGGAAGCCCTGACGCAATTACTATCCAATATGTTACCTGAAGAAGACATTGATATTGATGATGAGCGAGAATATTTTGAAGCACATTTCAACTTTCATGGTCGTTCTGAAGAAACGGAACGTAAAGCCTATTTGCTTGCTATTTTAAGTGGGCAAGTAACCTTTATTACGAAAAGTGGATACTGCTATATTGCGGAGCTTCGAAATTATCCAGGGCGTTCACCAGAAGAGCCGGATAATGAAAAAGTAATTCGCGGTTCTAGGGATGGCTTTACAGAGGGGATTTCACAAAATACAGCTTTAGTTCGTCGACGCATTCGCAACAGTAATTTACGCTTCGAGCTACATAAAATATCCAAGCTCGGTCAAACCGATGTCGCAATTGCGTTTATGAAGGATATTGCTAATGAGGAAATGCTCGATAAATTGCGACAGCGTCTTGGTCAAATTAATCATGATGGTTTGACAATGGCCGATAAATCACTAGAGGAATGGCTGTTTAAGCAAAAGTTTCACCCAGTTCCATTTGTACGCTATACAGAACGTCCTGATATTGTCGCTGCTCATTTACTAGAGGGGCATGTAGCGATTATGGTGGATACTTCACCTTCCGTTATTTTAGTGCCCGTTACGATGTTCCATTTATTGCAGCATGCTGAAGAATATAGACAAGCACCTACTGTCGGGACCTTTGTGCGTTTTATGCGCTATTTCGGAACAATTATGGGGTTATTATTATTACCTTTATGGTATTTATTTGTAACGAATGAATCATTATTACCTGATTCGCTATCTTTTTTAGGTAGTCAGGATAAATCACATATTCCGATATTACTGCAAATTCTAATCGCCGATATTGGGATTGAATTTCTAAGGATGGCCGCCATCCATACCCCGACACCATTGTCTACTGCGATGGGTTTAGTAGCCGGGGTAATCATTGGGCAGATCGCCATTGATGTTGGTGTGTTCTCATCCGAAGTTGTATTGTATACAGCGGTAGGAGCCATCTTTACGTTTATTATTCCATCTTACGAGCTAGGTATTTCCATTAAGCTCTTCCGATTTGTTTTGCTCATTATGACAGGTATTTGGGGAGAAGATGGATTATTTATTGGATTGTTTTTATTATTTACCTATTTATGTTCATTACGTCCGTTACAAGCACCATATTTATGGCCGCTCGTTCCATTTTTCCCAACTGCGATGCTTCGCGTCATTATCCGCTTCCCTATGACGTCGGATGCACTAAGACCATATGTAGTCGCTTCCAAACAGAGAAAAAGATCATAG
- the resA gene encoding thiol-disulfide oxidoreductase ResA, which translates to MEKKKKRLVTRTIILAILAIAIGYTVYGTATKEKVELVAVGSEAPNFTLVDLNGEKHKLSDYRGQGVFLNFWGTWCKPCEKEMPAMNSQYQVFKDLGVQTLAVNIAQTDLEVQNFVDKYGLTFPVVIDKTKSVMTAYNVGNLPATVLIDPDGKVVKITTGEMTEATIASYMELIKPK; encoded by the coding sequence TTGGAGAAAAAGAAAAAACGTCTCGTAACCCGCACTATTATTTTAGCCATCTTAGCGATCGCAATTGGGTATACCGTATACGGGACAGCGACAAAGGAAAAGGTAGAGTTAGTAGCTGTTGGCTCTGAAGCACCGAACTTCACGTTAGTAGATTTAAATGGCGAGAAACACAAACTGTCTGATTATAGAGGACAGGGGGTATTTTTGAATTTCTGGGGAACTTGGTGTAAACCATGTGAGAAGGAAATGCCTGCAATGAATAGCCAATACCAAGTTTTCAAGGATTTAGGTGTACAGACATTGGCTGTCAACATTGCACAAACGGATTTAGAAGTACAAAATTTTGTTGATAAGTACGGTCTTACATTTCCTGTTGTAATTGACAAAACAAAAAGTGTAATGACTGCTTACAATGTTGGCAATTTACCTGCAACAGTTTTAATTGATCCGGACGGTAAGGTAGTGAAGATTACTACTGGAGAAATGACGGAGGCGACAATCGCTTCTTACATGGAATTAATAAAGCCAAAATGA
- a CDS encoding thymidine phosphorylase: protein MNMVQLFEKKKQGKELTQAEIQYFVEGYTTGAIPDYQASALLMAIRLLGMTDEETFYLTKAMIESGDVIDLTSIEGFKIDKHSTGGVGDKVTLIVTPIIASLDIPVAKFSGKGLGITGGTIDKLESIRGFKTELSSQEFIDNVNKHKIAVAGQTGNLVPADKKLYALRDVTGTVDSIPLIAASIMSKKIASGADGIVLDVKCGSGAFMKTEEEAKKLAEAMTAIGEKLGRKVVAHISDMDNPLGKMIGNKLEVVEAYALLKGRLEETHADLLEECIIISSLMYQIAAGVDETTAVAAVKKVLEDGSAAAKFEEFIVAQGGDLADIVQNDTAHKVAVKAAAEGVVASINALMIGEASVSLGAGRLTKESSLDYDAGIQLVAKKGDRVSADETIAYLYSNSEINEETITKVQQAYLMA from the coding sequence ATGAATATGGTGCAGCTTTTTGAAAAGAAAAAACAAGGCAAAGAACTGACACAAGCTGAAATTCAATACTTTGTTGAAGGCTATACAACAGGTGCTATTCCGGATTATCAGGCGAGCGCATTGCTAATGGCTATTCGCTTACTTGGTATGACTGACGAAGAAACGTTTTATTTAACGAAGGCAATGATTGAATCAGGTGATGTAATTGATTTAACTTCAATCGAAGGTTTTAAAATTGATAAACATTCTACAGGCGGTGTCGGTGATAAAGTCACGTTAATCGTCACACCAATTATTGCTTCTCTAGATATTCCAGTGGCGAAGTTTAGTGGTAAAGGCTTAGGTATTACAGGTGGCACAATCGATAAATTAGAATCAATCCGTGGTTTTAAAACAGAATTATCGTCACAAGAATTCATTGATAATGTCAATAAACATAAAATTGCGGTTGCTGGTCAGACAGGCAATCTTGTACCTGCCGACAAAAAACTTTATGCATTGCGAGATGTGACAGGTACTGTCGACTCTATTCCGTTAATTGCTGCATCGATTATGAGTAAAAAAATTGCAAGTGGTGCAGATGGTATTGTGCTAGATGTGAAATGTGGTTCTGGTGCCTTTATGAAAACGGAAGAAGAAGCGAAGAAATTGGCTGAAGCGATGACAGCAATTGGTGAAAAATTAGGCCGTAAAGTTGTCGCTCATATTAGCGATATGGATAATCCTTTAGGGAAAATGATCGGTAATAAACTTGAGGTAGTAGAGGCGTATGCCTTGCTAAAAGGTCGCTTAGAAGAAACGCACGCAGACTTATTAGAAGAGTGCATTATTATTTCTTCTCTAATGTATCAGATTGCGGCTGGAGTAGATGAAACAACAGCGGTAGCAGCTGTCAAAAAAGTGTTGGAAGATGGCTCAGCAGCTGCGAAGTTTGAGGAATTTATCGTAGCACAGGGCGGCGATTTAGCGGATATTGTGCAAAATGACACAGCACATAAGGTGGCTGTAAAAGCAGCGGCAGAGGGTGTTGTTGCGTCCATTAATGCATTAATGATTGGTGAAGCAAGCGTTAGTCTTGGCGCTGGTCGCTTAACGAAGGAATCTTCGCTTGATTATGATGCAGGCATCCAGCTAGTTGCCAAAAAAGGTGACCGTGTCAGTGCGGATGAAACTATTGCCTATCTGTATTCAAACAGTGAAATTAACGAAGAAACAATCACTAAAGTACAGCAAGCCTATTTAATGGCATAA
- a CDS encoding pseudouridine synthase — protein sequence MERLQKVIAYAGVASRRKAEQLIVEGKVKVNGVVVRELGTKVSNSDTIEVEGVKLEKEDKVYYLLYKPRGTISAVTDDKGRKTVTDLFKHIPQRIFPVGRLDYDTSGLLLLTNDGEFSYMLTHPKFKIDKTYIARVKGVPTIEGLKKLQRGIQLEDGKTAPAKVSMTSFDEQAGKAICEITIHEGRNRQVRRMFEAIGTPVVKLKRERFAFLDLYGLTPGEYRELSKHEVKQLRVLAETGQIC from the coding sequence ATGGAAAGATTACAAAAAGTGATTGCATATGCAGGTGTCGCTTCAAGGCGTAAAGCTGAGCAATTGATTGTAGAAGGTAAAGTAAAGGTAAACGGCGTTGTTGTACGTGAACTTGGAACGAAGGTATCCAACTCGGATACAATTGAAGTAGAAGGTGTAAAACTTGAGAAAGAAGATAAAGTTTACTACTTACTATATAAACCACGTGGAACAATTTCGGCAGTAACGGATGATAAAGGACGCAAAACTGTCACAGATTTATTTAAACATATTCCGCAACGTATTTTCCCTGTTGGTCGTCTAGATTATGATACATCTGGATTATTATTACTGACAAATGATGGAGAGTTTTCCTATATGTTAACGCATCCAAAATTTAAAATTGACAAAACATACATTGCACGTGTTAAAGGTGTGCCAACAATTGAGGGCTTAAAAAAGCTACAACGTGGTATTCAATTAGAAGATGGCAAAACAGCACCAGCAAAAGTAAGTATGACTTCCTTTGATGAGCAGGCGGGCAAGGCGATTTGTGAAATTACAATACACGAAGGGCGAAATCGTCAAGTACGTCGTATGTTTGAGGCAATCGGTACGCCGGTTGTCAAACTAAAGCGTGAACGTTTTGCATTTTTAGATTTATATGGTCTAACACCAGGAGAATATCGTGAATTGTCGAAACATGAAGTCAAGCAACTGCGCGTGTTAGCTGAAACTGGGCAAATCTGCTAA